A portion of the Cellulophaga algicola DSM 14237 genome contains these proteins:
- a CDS encoding DUF2256 domain-containing protein, with protein MKKQHLPQKVCLVCNKPFTWRKKWEKEWNNVKYCSERCRRNKNQ; from the coding sequence ATGAAAAAACAACACTTGCCACAAAAGGTCTGTTTGGTCTGCAATAAGCCATTTACATGGAGAAAAAAGTGGGAGAAAGAATGGAACAATGTAAAATACTGTTCTGAACGATGTAGAAGAAACAAAAACCAATGA
- a CDS encoding flavin reductase family protein: protein MKLNKKALENLDRIERIKIINAVSGIKPANLIASINEDGITNVAIFSSVVHLGSDPALLGFILRPIGEVPRNTYDNILANNSYTINHIHPEFTKKAHYTSAKFDASISEFERCGLTEEYIEACKAPFVKESRFKMGMQFVEALPIKQNNTLLVIGEITSLILPDASFESTEDINLEEINSIGISGLNSYYTVNKIAEYPYARTSEVPKFK, encoded by the coding sequence ATGAAGCTTAACAAAAAGGCATTAGAAAACTTAGATAGAATAGAACGCATTAAAATTATTAACGCAGTTTCTGGAATTAAACCTGCTAATCTTATAGCTAGTATAAATGAAGACGGAATCACGAATGTAGCTATCTTCAGTTCTGTAGTGCATTTGGGAAGTGATCCTGCCTTATTAGGCTTTATTTTAAGACCTATAGGTGAAGTACCAAGAAATACTTATGATAATATTTTAGCAAACAACTCCTATACGATTAATCACATTCATCCAGAATTCACAAAGAAGGCGCATTATACCTCAGCAAAATTTGATGCGTCTATTTCTGAATTTGAACGCTGCGGACTCACAGAAGAATATATAGAAGCCTGTAAGGCTCCTTTTGTAAAAGAGAGTCGTTTTAAAATGGGAATGCAATTTGTGGAGGCTTTACCAATAAAGCAAAACAATACCCTATTGGTCATTGGTGAAATTACAAGTTTAATTCTACCCGATGCCTCCTTTGAAAGTACGGAGGATATCAATTTAGAAGAAATTAATAGCATAGGCATTTCTGGGCTCAACAGCTATTACACCGTCAACAAAATAGCCGAATACCCGTATGCACGCACTAGTGAAGTACCTAAATTTAAATGA
- a CDS encoding TIGR03643 family protein, whose translation MKDTLEFTERQLDRIIEMAWEDRTPFEAIEFQFKIPEKDVIRLMRSNLKESSFKRWRKRVNSGVSQKHLKKRNPEINRFKCSRQRAISGNKISKR comes from the coding sequence ATGAAAGATACTTTAGAATTTACAGAACGACAATTAGACCGAATCATTGAGATGGCATGGGAAGATCGTACGCCATTTGAGGCCATTGAATTCCAATTTAAAATTCCTGAAAAAGACGTCATAAGACTGATGCGCTCCAACCTCAAAGAAAGTAGTTTTAAAAGGTGGCGGAAAAGGGTGAACAGTGGCGTAAGTCAGAAGCATTTAAAAAAGAGAAATCCAGAAATTAATAGATTCAAATGTTCTAGACAGCGTGCTATTTCTGGTAATAAAATAAGCAAACGATAA
- a CDS encoding Lacal_2735 family protein yields MFGLFKKKSEKDKLYETYQSLLQEAHKLSTSNRKLSDQKTYEAEEIMKKIEQLSTKME; encoded by the coding sequence ATGTTTGGACTATTTAAGAAAAAATCAGAGAAAGATAAGCTATATGAAACCTACCAGAGTTTACTTCAAGAAGCACATAAGCTGTCTACCTCTAATAGAAAATTGAGTGATCAAAAGACGTATGAAGCAGAAGAGATCATGAAAAAGATAGAACAGTTAAGCACAAAAATGGAATAA
- a CDS encoding Crp/Fnr family transcriptional regulator, with product MKTNLFPHDKFSFDNQDLLSGLPEAVCKTITKNSVIIHFKAGDAIFIEDNTPEGIYSVKNGKVKKFTVTDHRKEHIFYICKEGEYLVYHAVLSEELYPDCASALTDCDMEFIPKEDFIKAVDKSPILSKRLLRSLGHEFGVFLKATKILAKYTVRERTALNLLILESKYKNNQKLDTEISIHREDLASMVGTAMESVVRMLKDFKEEKLISTKRSSIFIKDHKGLLKVANFN from the coding sequence ATGAAGACTAATTTATTTCCACACGACAAATTCAGTTTTGATAATCAAGATTTGCTTTCAGGACTACCTGAAGCTGTCTGCAAAACGATTACTAAAAACAGTGTCATTATTCACTTTAAGGCAGGAGATGCGATTTTTATAGAAGATAATACGCCAGAAGGCATTTATAGCGTTAAAAATGGAAAAGTAAAGAAGTTTACAGTTACTGATCATAGAAAGGAGCATATTTTTTATATCTGTAAAGAAGGAGAGTACTTAGTATATCACGCCGTGTTAAGCGAGGAGTTATATCCAGACTGCGCATCAGCTCTTACAGATTGTGATATGGAGTTTATACCTAAAGAAGATTTTATAAAGGCAGTAGACAAGTCACCTATCTTATCAAAACGTTTATTAAGGAGTTTGGGTCACGAATTTGGAGTTTTTCTTAAGGCGACAAAAATTCTTGCAAAATATACGGTAAGAGAACGAACAGCATTAAACCTTCTGATTTTAGAAAGTAAATATAAAAATAATCAGAAGTTGGATACAGAAATCAGTATTCATAGAGAAGACCTAGCTAGCATGGTTGGTACTGCTATGGAATCTGTAGTGAGAATGCTCAAGGATTTTAAAGAAGAAAAACTTATTTCAACAAAGCGAAGCAGCATTTTTATTAAGGACCATAAAGGTCTCTTAAAGGTAGCTAACTTTAACTGA
- a CDS encoding CusA/CzcA family heavy metal efflux RND transporter has protein sequence MLSYIIHFSIKNKFVILLFTLFIVGFGLYSLSQIPIGAVPDVTNNQVQVITTSRNLSTQDMEQFITYPVELEMANLPGVEEIRSVSKFGLSVVTIVFNDDMGTFLPRQLIAEKIKSASEKIPEGFGSPEMGPITTGLGEIYQYILDVKPEFKDKYTTEDLRTIQDWIVKRQLSGIPGVVEVNTWGGFLKQYEVAIATDKLYAMNISARDVFSALETNNSISGGGYIEKTNQAYFIRGEGLITSLEDIENVVVKNINGIPIYIKDVAKVGFGSANRFGAITANGEGEKVLGQVMMLKDANSKKVIDAVKLRVTEISKALPEGVYINAFLDRSELIAKTTLTVTENLVLGCLIVIFVVVLLLGNFRSGLVVASVIPLCLLFALSLMYIFGVDANLMSLGAIDFGIIIDGAVIIVEFIAFKISSTSAEIMALPKEEQQELKDQIAQNGASKMMNSAVFGQLIILIVFIPILSLSGVEGKMFIPMALTFSFALIGAMILCFTYVPVAASLFLKPQKKTEKRNISIRLMDRLVATYDPIITWALRSKKVVLSIAAVLLALAIFIFTQMGGEFVPTLDEGDFVIQPVLKTGTSLSKTVETTTQIERILLTNFPEVKQVVTRIGAAEVPTDPMSMEESDVIIILKPKSEWTSAASKDELADKFKEALAVIPGMEVEFTQPIEMRFNELITGVRADIAIKIFGDDLSVLAKKGSEIGELITNVKGASDISIEKVEGLPEMSIKYDRSKVARYGLNIQELNDLVAMAFAGKTAGSIFEGEKRFDLVVRLDKSQRKDINNLQNLFVDLPNGGKVPLRELATISYQKGAAKISRDNTRRRIVVGVNVRNRDLQSVVDDVQKLINENIDLPVGYSISYGGQFENLQSAKSRLLVAVPIALVLIFVLLYFAFKSVKEALMIYSAIPLAAVGGVFLLWIRDLPFSISAGVGFIALFGIAVLNGIVLIEHFKELKAEGFETIEELIKHGAKDRLRAVLLTASAAALGFLPMAISTNAGAEVQRPLATVVIGGLITATILTLVVLPVLYAYLNTIKPLKIKNKGNAVALILGFCCLGQVMSQEKQHQALSLEELIPIAIENNASLKAKNNQLLQSEQLINSAFDFDKTQVYYEFDENNLASNNQPLKVFGVQQDFRFPTVYFSQKKVNKMRYSLSENSFEIQKKSVIRRVTTSYYNYQIALKKQELYHTLDSLYSNFSAMASRRFELGETNYLEKITAISKEKQIALQYSESKKQVKEVYTELQAVLQLEDSIRVTPLLNLKVVAQQVPIAQSPELDFYQNRALFFKAEKQLEKQQVLPDISLQYFQGTNEGLNANLYGYQLGLKIPILFGGKSAKIKASKFAEEASINELKEYRTQVNSKQEVLKNQLKSFGASLAYYENEGQQLSNEILKTAIGSFKNGEINFYQYLQSLESAYEIQLEYLNTLKEYNQTVIAINFLTL, from the coding sequence ATGTTATCATATATAATTCATTTTAGTATTAAGAATAAGTTTGTAATTCTCTTATTCACACTTTTTATCGTTGGGTTTGGATTGTATTCCTTGTCTCAAATACCTATTGGCGCAGTGCCAGATGTTACCAATAATCAAGTACAAGTAATCACTACCTCCAGAAATCTTTCTACGCAAGACATGGAGCAATTTATAACCTATCCTGTTGAGTTAGAGATGGCAAATTTACCAGGGGTAGAAGAAATTAGATCGGTATCAAAATTCGGTCTCTCTGTAGTAACCATTGTCTTTAATGACGATATGGGTACTTTTTTACCTAGGCAGTTAATTGCTGAAAAAATCAAATCTGCTTCTGAAAAAATCCCTGAAGGTTTTGGTTCGCCAGAAATGGGTCCTATTACTACAGGCTTAGGAGAAATTTACCAATACATTTTAGATGTTAAGCCCGAGTTTAAAGATAAATATACTACGGAAGATTTACGAACCATTCAAGATTGGATTGTAAAACGACAACTCTCAGGAATTCCTGGTGTCGTTGAAGTGAATACTTGGGGTGGTTTTTTAAAACAATATGAAGTTGCTATAGCTACCGATAAACTTTATGCCATGAACATCAGTGCTCGCGATGTTTTTTCAGCTTTAGAAACCAATAATAGTATTTCTGGTGGCGGGTATATTGAAAAAACTAATCAGGCTTATTTTATTCGTGGTGAGGGTTTAATAACTTCACTTGAAGACATTGAAAATGTTGTCGTTAAAAATATAAATGGGATACCTATCTATATTAAGGATGTAGCTAAAGTAGGGTTCGGTAGTGCTAATAGGTTTGGGGCCATAACAGCAAATGGAGAAGGAGAAAAGGTTTTAGGTCAGGTAATGATGTTAAAAGATGCTAACTCTAAAAAAGTAATCGATGCCGTTAAACTACGTGTTACTGAAATTAGCAAAGCTTTACCAGAAGGCGTTTACATCAATGCCTTTTTAGATCGGAGTGAACTCATCGCGAAAACTACGCTTACAGTAACTGAAAACTTGGTGTTAGGTTGTCTTATCGTCATTTTCGTAGTGGTCTTATTATTAGGTAATTTTAGATCTGGTTTGGTGGTTGCCTCCGTCATTCCACTTTGTCTACTTTTTGCCTTGTCGCTCATGTATATTTTCGGAGTCGATGCCAACCTCATGAGTTTAGGCGCTATAGATTTTGGAATTATTATAGATGGAGCAGTAATTATTGTGGAGTTTATTGCTTTTAAAATAAGTAGTACTAGTGCAGAAATTATGGCATTACCGAAAGAAGAACAACAAGAATTAAAAGACCAAATAGCGCAAAATGGAGCATCAAAAATGATGAACTCGGCAGTATTCGGTCAATTAATAATTCTGATTGTTTTTATTCCAATTTTATCTTTAAGTGGTGTAGAAGGGAAAATGTTTATTCCTATGGCACTTACGTTTAGTTTTGCACTAATAGGAGCCATGATTTTATGTTTTACTTATGTGCCCGTGGCGGCTTCATTATTTTTAAAACCTCAAAAAAAGACTGAAAAAAGAAATATCTCTATACGATTAATGGATAGGCTTGTGGCTACATATGACCCCATTATTACCTGGGCGCTGCGCAGTAAAAAAGTAGTATTGTCTATTGCAGCAGTACTATTAGCGCTAGCAATTTTTATCTTTACACAGATGGGGGGAGAGTTTGTACCTACTTTAGATGAGGGCGATTTTGTCATTCAGCCTGTACTTAAAACAGGAACATCATTGAGTAAAACGGTTGAAACCACCACTCAAATTGAACGTATACTATTAACAAATTTTCCAGAAGTAAAACAAGTGGTAACTAGAATTGGCGCGGCTGAAGTACCTACTGATCCTATGTCTATGGAAGAGAGTGATGTGATCATTATCTTAAAACCAAAAAGCGAATGGACATCTGCCGCTTCAAAAGATGAATTGGCTGACAAATTTAAAGAAGCTTTAGCGGTGATTCCTGGAATGGAGGTTGAATTTACACAGCCTATTGAAATGCGATTTAATGAACTAATTACTGGAGTTCGCGCAGATATCGCTATTAAAATATTTGGAGATGATTTATCTGTTTTAGCTAAAAAAGGCAGTGAAATAGGAGAATTAATTACCAATGTTAAAGGTGCATCTGATATTTCTATAGAAAAGGTAGAAGGTTTACCTGAAATGAGTATTAAATATGACCGCAGTAAAGTGGCCCGTTACGGATTAAACATTCAAGAATTAAACGATCTGGTAGCAATGGCTTTTGCAGGAAAGACTGCAGGGAGCATTTTTGAAGGAGAAAAGAGGTTTGACTTAGTCGTTCGTTTAGATAAATCTCAACGGAAAGATATTAATAACCTTCAAAACTTATTTGTTGACCTTCCTAATGGTGGAAAAGTTCCTTTACGAGAATTAGCCACGATTAGCTATCAAAAAGGTGCCGCTAAAATATCTCGAGATAATACGCGAAGACGCATTGTCGTAGGGGTAAATGTGCGGAACAGAGATCTACAGTCTGTGGTAGATGATGTGCAAAAACTTATCAATGAAAATATTGACTTACCAGTGGGGTATAGTATTTCTTATGGCGGGCAATTTGAAAACTTACAGAGTGCTAAATCTCGCTTATTAGTTGCAGTGCCTATAGCTTTAGTTTTAATTTTTGTGCTGTTGTATTTTGCCTTTAAATCGGTAAAAGAAGCTTTAATGATCTATTCTGCAATACCATTGGCTGCTGTAGGCGGTGTGTTTTTATTATGGATCAGAGATTTGCCTTTTAGTATTTCTGCGGGAGTAGGTTTTATTGCACTTTTTGGAATTGCAGTTTTAAATGGAATTGTCTTAATCGAACATTTTAAAGAGTTAAAAGCGGAAGGTTTTGAAACAATTGAAGAATTAATAAAACATGGAGCTAAAGATAGATTGCGAGCTGTTTTATTAACCGCTTCTGCCGCTGCATTAGGTTTTTTACCCATGGCAATATCTACCAATGCAGGAGCAGAGGTACAGCGGCCATTGGCAACTGTGGTCATTGGAGGTTTAATTACGGCTACTATATTAACACTGGTAGTATTGCCTGTGCTTTATGCTTATTTGAATACCATTAAACCCCTTAAAATAAAAAATAAAGGTAATGCTGTTGCGTTAATCCTTGGTTTTTGTTGTTTAGGGCAAGTTATGTCACAAGAAAAACAACATCAAGCTCTTAGTTTAGAGGAGTTAATACCTATAGCTATTGAGAATAATGCTTCTTTGAAAGCTAAAAACAATCAACTACTACAATCTGAACAACTCATTAATTCGGCTTTTGATTTTGATAAGACCCAGGTCTATTATGAGTTTGATGAGAATAACTTAGCCAGCAATAATCAGCCTTTAAAAGTTTTTGGGGTGCAGCAAGATTTCCGTTTTCCTACCGTTTATTTTTCTCAAAAGAAAGTGAATAAAATGCGGTATTCTCTGAGCGAAAATTCTTTTGAAATTCAGAAGAAATCGGTTATTAGAAGAGTAACTACTAGTTATTACAACTATCAAATAGCTTTAAAAAAGCAGGAGCTTTATCACACATTAGACAGTTTGTATAGCAATTTTTCAGCAATGGCTAGTAGACGATTTGAACTAGGGGAAACCAATTATCTAGAAAAAATAACCGCTATTTCTAAAGAAAAGCAGATTGCATTGCAATATTCTGAATCAAAAAAACAGGTAAAAGAGGTGTATACAGAATTGCAAGCAGTACTACAATTGGAAGATTCCATACGGGTTACTCCGCTACTTAATTTAAAGGTAGTAGCGCAGCAAGTACCTATAGCGCAAAGTCCTGAACTAGATTTTTATCAAAATAGAGCATTGTTTTTTAAAGCAGAAAAACAGTTGGAGAAACAACAAGTACTCCCAGATATCAGTCTACAGTATTTTCAAGGGACTAATGAAGGGCTAAACGCTAATTTATATGGCTACCAATTGGGCTTAAAAATTCCCATTCTTTTCGGAGGTAAATCTGCGAAAATTAAAGCATCAAAATTTGCAGAAGAAGCATCAATCAATGAGTTAAAAGAATACCGAACGCAAGTAAATTCTAAACAAGAAGTTTTAAAAAATCAATTAAAAAGCTTTGGTGCATCTTTAGCTTATTATGAGAATGAAGGACAGCAACTTTCTAATGAAATTTTAAAAACTGCAATCGGTAGCTTTAAAAACGGAGAGATTAACTTTTATCAATACTTGCAAAGTCTTGAAAGCGCCTATGAGATACAACTAGAATATCTCAACACATTAAAGGAGTATAATCAAACCGTAATTGCTATCAATTTTTTAACACTATAA
- a CDS encoding efflux RND transporter periplasmic adaptor subunit, with product MKYIINRIAITGVLTLLISCGSKEKTSVSKEKNSEYIEITMEQFNKNNMELGTFKEQDFPKIVSATGMIDVPPENKASVSATMGGYIKTTPLLIGDTVKKGQLLVTLENPEFVTIQQEYMELNEQLMYLKSEYDRQETMIAEKITSQKSFLKAESDYKTSIARRNGLKKQLEMLHISTANAAQGNFTAIASIYAPIAGSISKTFVSMGSYVSPASPILEIINNDHIHLELSVFEKDIMSIKKDQKIEFEIPEVSDQEYSGEVHLVGNSIDENRTIKIHGHIEDESKYKFISGMFVSSRIITSTEKRLALPSEAIVPIDDIDYVLVLVKKENDTYYFHQEEVKQNGNFEGFSLIENTNDFKQNTKFLTKGVFNLLGA from the coding sequence ATGAAATATATAATTAATAGAATCGCCATAACAGGTGTGCTTACGCTACTAATAAGTTGCGGTAGTAAGGAAAAAACGAGTGTTTCGAAAGAAAAAAATTCGGAATACATCGAAATAACCATGGAACAGTTTAATAAAAATAACATGGAACTCGGGACCTTTAAAGAACAAGATTTTCCAAAAATAGTATCGGCAACGGGCATGATTGATGTACCGCCAGAAAATAAAGCAAGCGTTAGTGCAACGATGGGAGGATATATAAAAACGACTCCCTTGTTAATAGGGGATACCGTAAAAAAAGGACAGCTATTGGTAACTTTAGAAAACCCAGAATTTGTTACGATCCAACAAGAATATATGGAACTGAATGAGCAGTTGATGTATTTGAAGTCTGAATATGACAGACAAGAAACCATGATAGCAGAAAAAATCACTTCTCAAAAAAGTTTTTTAAAAGCAGAAAGTGATTATAAAACGAGTATAGCAAGACGGAATGGTTTGAAAAAACAGTTGGAAATGCTTCATATATCGACTGCTAATGCTGCTCAAGGTAATTTTACAGCAATTGCTAGCATTTACGCACCTATTGCAGGTAGTATTTCTAAAACCTTTGTGTCTATGGGGTCTTATGTTTCGCCAGCTAGTCCTATTTTAGAAATCATAAACAATGATCATATTCATTTAGAGCTTTCCGTTTTTGAAAAGGACATTATGAGTATTAAGAAAGATCAGAAAATCGAATTTGAAATCCCCGAAGTTTCAGATCAAGAATATTCAGGAGAAGTTCATCTCGTAGGGAATTCTATTGATGAAAATAGAACGATTAAAATTCATGGCCATATTGAAGATGAATCTAAGTATAAGTTTATTTCAGGAATGTTTGTATCCTCTAGAATAATTACAAGCACAGAAAAGAGATTAGCTTTACCCTCAGAAGCTATTGTACCTATTGATGATATTGACTATGTCTTGGTCTTGGTAAAAAAGGAAAATGATACGTACTATTTCCATCAAGAGGAAGTAAAACAAAATGGAAATTTTGAAGGTTTTTCTCTTATAGAAAACACAAATGACTTTAAGCAGAATACAAAGTTCTTGACAAAAGGTGTTTTTAACTTATTAGGCGCGTAA
- a CDS encoding DUF2452 domain-containing protein, whose amino-acid sequence MNSKKPDSVVFNTDTQKYDAALRPYSTNLGAPAIQPMDTIAWKNRSINKVNHKIQTRYQELKESYDKMMAEFEHNNLIYNAKFSFEPIIGEKYHLYAKKDGTNFLSIIAPEQCNFEPLGSFYLNADQIWEKL is encoded by the coding sequence ATGAATTCAAAAAAGCCAGATAGCGTGGTTTTCAATACCGATACTCAAAAGTATGATGCTGCATTAAGACCCTATAGCACCAATCTGGGTGCTCCTGCTATACAACCTATGGACACTATTGCTTGGAAAAATAGGTCTATTAACAAGGTAAATCACAAAATTCAAACCAGGTATCAAGAATTAAAAGAATCGTATGATAAAATGATGGCTGAATTTGAGCACAATAATTTGATTTATAATGCCAAATTCTCTTTTGAACCCATAATAGGAGAAAAATACCATCTGTATGCCAAAAAGGACGGCACTAATTTTTTATCCATAATAGCTCCGGAGCAATGCAACTTTGAGCCTCTAGGTAGTTTTTATTTGAATGCGGATCAAATTTGGGAGAAACTTTAA
- a CDS encoding FAD-binding domain-containing protein has translation MSSFPNFLNPEFPTDMDAIQKRIAHVDPRKYASSRNYIDGSVSYLSPYLARGVISTKQVYQSLLERGFTISNAEKFIQELAWRDYWQQVWIHKENAIDSDLKHPQPTVENYEIPKIVAEGTTGIIAIDEAISLLYKTGYMHNHLRMYIASIACNVAKSHWKIPAQWMYYHLLDADWASNALSWQWVAGANSNKKYYANQENINRYCHTTQSTTFLDVAYEDFENLSIPEVLTETYIPRLETTLPTSDTLDLVTELPTLIYNYYNLDPMWRKELTANRILLLEPSLFKKFPVSSKSIEFLLELAKNIKGIQVFVGEFDELSSLYNLNHCLYKEHPTNNHYSGIEDSRDWMFAVEGYYPSFFAFWKKCKKEIKNKIAHEA, from the coding sequence ATGAGTAGTTTCCCTAATTTTTTAAACCCTGAATTTCCTACGGATATGGATGCCATTCAAAAACGAATAGCACATGTAGATCCTAGGAAATATGCCAGTTCTAGAAATTATATTGATGGCAGCGTATCCTATTTATCACCTTATTTAGCTAGAGGCGTAATTTCTACTAAACAAGTATACCAATCGCTTTTAGAACGAGGTTTTACAATCTCTAATGCTGAAAAATTTATTCAAGAATTAGCCTGGCGAGATTACTGGCAGCAAGTATGGATCCATAAAGAAAATGCTATAGATTCAGATTTAAAACATCCACAGCCAACCGTTGAAAATTATGAAATACCTAAGATAGTTGCCGAGGGTACTACTGGAATTATAGCTATAGATGAAGCGATTAGCCTGCTTTACAAAACAGGCTATATGCACAATCATTTGCGCATGTATATAGCGAGTATCGCATGCAATGTAGCTAAAAGTCACTGGAAAATTCCTGCACAATGGATGTATTATCATCTTTTAGATGCTGATTGGGCTAGTAATGCTTTAAGCTGGCAGTGGGTTGCAGGAGCAAATAGCAACAAAAAATATTATGCCAACCAAGAAAATATCAACCGCTATTGTCATACAACACAAAGCACTACTTTTTTAGATGTTGCTTACGAAGACTTTGAAAATTTGTCAATCCCTGAAGTACTAACGGAAACCTATATACCACGTTTAGAAACGACACTCCCTACTTCAGATACTTTAGATCTTGTTACCGAATTACCAACACTAATCTACAATTATTACAATCTTGATCCCATGTGGAGAAAAGAACTAACCGCAAATCGCATATTACTATTAGAACCCTCTCTCTTTAAAAAATTCCCGGTTTCTAGTAAAAGCATTGAGTTCCTACTAGAGTTAGCTAAAAACATTAAAGGGATTCAAGTTTTTGTGGGTGAATTTGATGAACTCAGCTCCCTATATAATTTAAATCATTGCCTTTACAAAGAACATCCTACCAATAACCACTATTCAGGAATTGAAGATTCTAGAGATTGGATGTTTGCTGTAGAAGGATATTACCCTTCCTTTTTTGCCTTTTGGAAAAAATGTAAAAAAGAAATTAAAAATAAGATTGCACATGAAGCTTAA
- a CDS encoding VIT1/CCC1 transporter family protein: MDAQNTEKHYIKRSGWLRAGVLGANDGILSTASIIIGVAAASSTREPVLVAGVAGLVAGALSMAAGEYVSVSSQTDVEKSDLAREQQELIDTPEEELLELAKIYEERGLKVETALEVAIQLTAHNALEAHARDELGIHEMTEAKPLQAAISSGIAFTVGGFLPVLVAFIAPLNRMEYLQYVSAILFLAILGIVAARAGGSNPTKVVLRITFWGTLAMGLTAFIGHLFNINIA; encoded by the coding sequence ATGGATGCACAAAACACAGAAAAACACTATATTAAACGTAGCGGATGGCTTAGAGCTGGAGTCTTAGGAGCAAACGATGGGATTTTATCGACAGCAAGTATTATTATAGGGGTTGCCGCTGCTAGTAGTACACGAGAACCTGTTTTAGTTGCGGGAGTTGCAGGGCTAGTTGCTGGAGCATTATCTATGGCGGCTGGAGAATATGTATCTGTGAGTTCTCAGACAGATGTCGAAAAATCTGATCTTGCTCGAGAGCAACAAGAACTTATAGATACTCCAGAAGAAGAGCTTCTAGAGCTAGCAAAAATATATGAAGAAAGAGGTTTAAAAGTTGAGACAGCCTTAGAGGTTGCAATACAATTAACAGCCCATAATGCTTTAGAAGCACATGCAAGAGATGAGCTAGGAATACACGAAATGACGGAGGCAAAACCTTTACAGGCAGCAATTTCTTCTGGTATAGCTTTTACTGTAGGTGGCTTTTTACCTGTACTCGTAGCGTTTATAGCCCCTCTTAATCGTATGGAATACCTGCAATATGTGAGTGCGATTCTGTTTCTAGCTATTTTAGGAATAGTAGCAGCAAGAGCGGGAGGTTCTAACCCTACAAAAGTAGTGCTAAGAATAACATTTTGGGGAACCTTAGCTATGGGATTAACGGCTTTTATTGGACATCTTTTCAATATAAATATTGCGTAG